CAAAGCCAACGACGTGCGTGAAGGAGGCGCGCTCATCTCACTTCACCTCTTTGTAGGCGGAGTGGACGATCTTTCCCTCCAGCTTCTGTTCGTCCTTGACCAGGTTGTACAACGGGCAGGTGGCTTCCACCGCCTGGCGCAGCCCGTCGATGGTTGCTTCGCTTTCCGGCGATTCGATCTTCACGTTGTAGCGGATGTTCTTGTAGCGGGCCGGTGAGGTGACGCCCTTGCCGAAGCGCGGCGTGAGGTCCGCATCCACGGTGAGTTCCAGCGAATCGATCAGCACATTGCGCGTGGCGGCCTGCACTTCGAAGATGTGTGTCAGGCAGGTGCCGGTGACACCGATCAGATGCTCTTCCACCGTGGGCGCGAGACCGTAACCGAGCAGACCGGGAGCGCTGTCATGCAATTGCAGGTGATAGCCGTCTTCGCCCAGAAACGTCTGGCGCAATCCGGTTTGCGGTTCCACGTGCGTGTGCGCCACGAGACCACGCGGCTGCGCGGGTGGTGTGGCCGGTGCGTTGGTTTCGCGCGGCTGCTGACGGCGCCCTTGCACCGCGGGAATTTTTTCCTCGACGATGAAATCGCGCAGGCCCGGCGGCAGATTCCGGTCGCGCACGATGGACGTGTGCTTGTATTCCACCGTGGCGTGGCTGACGTTCTGCGCCTTCGTCACCAGATCGATGGCCGACGAATTTTCGTGCACGGCCTTCTTCAACGCTTCGAGATCGGCATCGCTTGCGGGCGAGTCGATGTAGGCCACGTAGGAAAGATTGTTGGGGTAGCTGAGGGTTGCGCTCTTGCGTTCGGGAATGCTGGTGAACACGATATCCAGCGAATCCAGCGGCACTTTGCGCACCGCGGCCTGCACCAGATATTCGTCGGCCACCGCGCTGGCCAGCGTGCCGACCAGTGAATCCCAGGAACCCGCACCCAGGTTGTAACCGGCGTAACCACGTCCACTGTCGCTGAGGTACTGGAATTTGCCGTTGTCGCCGAGGCGCAGGCGGCGCACGCCGGAACGGCTTTCGGCCGTCACGGTGGCGTGGATGGCCTGCGGCTGTTGGGCAGTGGCCTTCTGCGCTTCGATGGCGGCGGCTTTGGCCTGCAAATGTGTGCGCAGCGGGCTTTCGGCCGCGCTGGCTGGGTGACTCAACAACAACGCGATAGACAGGACGGCAGCAGCGCTTTGGAACAACGACGAACTTCGAACGGCAGGCATGGGCGGGAAACTCCGGGTGGGGGAATGTTGCAGCGCGCGACTTTCCGCGTATTGCGCAGCGCGTGGAAATCACCGCTCGTCATGCAGACATTCCCGAAGGGCATGTCGTCAGTGCTGAAATCCGCGATCCCCGCGGGCGGCACCGGCTGTCCGTCGGGTGGAGCGCGGGTCCGATGCGCTCGGCTGGGGCGTCGCGGCACTGGCGTATCTCGGGGACGTGCCCCGCACGAAAAGCTGGGGACGGTGCTCGAGCTCGCCGAAAAATCGGATAGCTAACTACTCCGCAAGCCTGCTCATCTGGATGGGGCGCGACAGTGACTTCGATTCGCTACGCACGCGCGGATGGCGGGCGCCATGCAAAGCCGGCCAGCGAAACCGGGCCAGGCGCGAGGAGCGCCACCAGCATCGTGGCGGATCGCGCCAGCGACGCCACCGGCTGAAAATATCCAGTCGAGTCTGGCGGCAGCGAATATCATTCGCGCATGCCGTCGATCACTTTGATTGGTCCGGGCGCGATCGGCGCCACGCTGGCCGCCT
This sequence is a window from Pseudomonadota bacterium. Protein-coding genes within it:
- a CDS encoding OsmC family protein produces the protein MPAVRSSSLFQSAAAVLSIALLLSHPASAAESPLRTHLQAKAAAIEAQKATAQQPQAIHATVTAESRSGVRRLRLGDNGKFQYLSDSGRGYAGYNLGAGSWDSLVGTLASAVADEYLVQAAVRKVPLDSLDIVFTSIPERKSATLSYPNNLSYVAYIDSPASDADLEALKKAVHENSSAIDLVTKAQNVSHATVEYKHTSIVRDRNLPPGLRDFIVEEKIPAVQGRRQQPRETNAPATPPAQPRGLVAHTHVEPQTGLRQTFLGEDGYHLQLHDSAPGLLGYGLAPTVEEHLIGVTGTCLTHIFEVQAATRNVLIDSLELTVDADLTPRFGKGVTSPARYKNIRYNVKIESPESEATIDGLRQAVEATCPLYNLVKDEQKLEGKIVHSAYKEVK